The genomic interval CGAACTGGGGTCGACGTTCGAGAGCGACGGCGTCGAGACCATCGGTGGGCTGGTCCTCGCGCGGCTGGGCGAGATTCCCGAGCCCGGCGACGGCGTCGAGGCCGACGGGTACCGCATCGAAGTCGCGACCGTCGACGGCGCCCGCATCTCGACCGTGGTGGTCGAGTCACTGGAGACGGCGTCGGAGTGAGAGCGTCCGTTTCCGGCGGTTTCGGTCGAAAAACGAACCTTCTTGGGCACGCTGGGTCATGGGCGGGTAATGGCTGACTCACGCGGTATCACTCGGTCGTCGGACGACGCCGACGGGGAACAGGAGGTCCCCGTCACGGGCGAAGTGGTGCCCGACAAGTTCTCGTCCGACGAGGTGTTCCAGCGCATCGTCGCCGACGCCGACCACGAGATAACCTCCGGCGCCCGTGAGCTGTTCTTCAGCGCGCTGGCCGGCGGCTTCGCCATCACCATCACGCTGCTCGTCTACGCCTCGATGTACCCCAAGACCGACAGCAGCATCCTCGCGGCGCTGCTGTACCCCATCGGCTTCATCTACATCATCATCGGCGGCTACCAGCTCTACACCGAGAACACGCTCCCGCCGGTCGCGCTCACATTGGAGCGGCTGGCGTCGATTCCCGCACTCCTGCGCCACTGGGGTATCGTCGCGGCGGGCAACTTCGCCGGCGGAGCCATCGGGGCCGTCGTGCTCGCTTACGGGGGCGTGTTCAGCCCGGAGGCGGCGGCTGTCGCGGCTAACCTCGCCGTCGAGGGGGTCTACGAGACCACCCGGTGGCAGCTGTTCTTCAAGGGGGCGTTCGCCGGACTCGTCGTCGCCGGCGTCGTCTGGATGAACTTCGCGGCCCGGGACACCATCACCCGGCTGCTGGTCGTCTATCTCGCCTTCCTGGTGATTCCGCTCGCGGACCTCTTCCACGTCGTCGTCTCCTTCACCGAGGCGACGTATCTGATGCTCGTCGGCGACCTCCCCTTCCTGCTTGCGATGACCGACTTCGTCATCCCCGTGATGCTTGGCAACACCGTCGGCGGCGTCGTCTTGGTCACCATCGTCAACTACTACCAGACGACGGAAGAGCGGCTGGAGACAGCCCGGTTCGAACACGTGCGGCGGCTCTCTGTCCGCGAGTGGCTACTGGGCAACCTCGCCGGCCGGTCGTACGTCCCGCTGGTCGACACGGTCGAGGACTTCGTCCGGGACCCCGAGTCGTACCGCGTGCTCGTCCCCATCGCGAACCCCCGCACCGAGTCGGGGCTGGTCGAACTGGCGTGTGCGCTCGCGAGCACCCGAGAGAAGGGGACGGTCCACGTCGCCCACGTCGTTCAGGCACCCCAACAGAGCAAAGCGGCCGACGACCGACGACAGCGAGAGCGAATCGTCGAGGAGTCATCGCGTCAGCTGGAGGACATCGAGCGCATCGGCGAACAGTACGACGTCGCCTTCGAGACCTCGACCATCGTCTCCCACCGGTCGTTCGAGGAGGTGTTCGACCGGGCGAACCGCACCCGCCCCGACCTCGTTCTGATGAACTGGGAGAAACACGGCCTGTGGGCCAGTGCGCGCGCAGAGCGGCCGATAGCCGAACTCACGAACCAGCTCCCGGCGGACTTCCTCGTGGTCAAGGACCGCGGCGGCGACTGTTCCCGGATGCTCGTGCCGACCGCGGGCGGGCCGGCCTCGGACCTGAGCGCCGAGATAGCGCGCGGCCTGCGGGAGGCCACCGGCGGCGAGATAACGCTCATGCACGTCGTCGACCCCGGCGAGCAGGAAGCGGGTGAAACCTTCCTCGCCGAGTGGGCCGAGGGCCACGACCTCGACGATGCGACCCGTATCGTCGACGACTCGGGCGATATCGAGCGCGCCATCGAACGCGAGGCGGCCGACCACACGATGGTGATGCTCGGTGCGACCGAGCAGGGTATCCTCGCGCGACTGGTCACCGACTCGCTCCACCTGAACGTCGTCGACGAGGTCGCCGGGACCGTCCTGCTCACCGAACGCGAGACCGATCGGTCGCTCACCCAGCGGTTGTTCGGGGCCGGGCGGCGGAACAGCTGACCGGAAGCGTGTTTCCGGGACCACGGAGGAGGCAGTAGCACAGCCAGCAAGACCCGGACGCTACACGAAGCCGGCAGTCAGTCACAAACCAGTTTGCTAGCCGAAGTTTTCGACCTTGGCGTCCTCCGTTTCGACGCCGGCCGCCTCCAGCGCGGCCATCGCGTCGTCGAGGAAGTCGGCGAAGCCGTAGACGAACACCTGGCCGCCGTCGGCGCTCGCCTCGGCGACCGCGTCGGTCAGGTCGGCGTCGCCGTCCAGTACGTGGACGAGCACGCCCGATTCTCGGAGCACGTCCAGACGATCCTCGTGGATGGGTGCGTCGTCCTGGTAGACGACGGCGGCCTCGTTGCCGTCGGCGAGCGCCCGCTCGGCGATACCGATGGCCGGGCCGATGCCGGGGCCGCCGGCCAGCAGGACCGCGCGCGACTCGCCCTCGTAGTAGTCCGAGCCGAAGGGGCCGGCGATGCGGACCGTGTCGCCCGCTTCCAGCTCCGCCAGATGGGGCGCGACCTCGCCGTCGGGGTCGATACCCACCGTCATCTCGAAGACGCCGTCGACGTCGGGCGAGGAGATGGTGTAGAACCGGGATTCGTCCTCGCCGTCGACTTCGAGCGTGAGCTTGACGAACTGGCCGGGCTGGGCCGAGAACTCGTCGGGCGTCTCGACGTCGATGGCGATGGCGTCGGGGCCGACCTCGCGGACGGCAGTGACCGTGAGTGAACGTTCGTCCATATCCCGGACGTTGGAGCACGGAGACAAGGGAATTTCGGTCGCGGGCCGGTGGAGCACGTGGCACGCGCGCGGGCGCACACAGAAGCCTTTTCACCCACCACAGGCTACCCGTGTGGTAGTATGCCAGACGACCTCAACTGGGCCATCGGCGGCGAAGCCGGCGATGGAATCGACTCTACCGGGAAAATCTTCGCGCAGGCTCTCTCCCGGGCCGGTCGACACGTCTTCACCTCCAAGGATTTCGCATCGAGGATACGCGGCGGTTACACCGCATACAAAGTCCGGACCTCGGTCGACCGCGTCGAGAGCGTCGTCGACCGGCTGGACATCCTCATCGCCCTGACCGAACGGACCGTCCACGAGAACGAGGACGAACTCCACGAGGACAGCGTCGTCATCTACGACGGCGAGCGCTCGACGATGCAGGACGTCGAGGTCCCCCACGGCGCGACCGCCCTGGAGGTCCCCCTGAAACGGCTCGCCGAGGACGCCGGCGGCGCCATCATGCTCAACGTCGTCGCTCTGGGCGCGGCGTGTGAGGTGACGAACTTCCCCATCGAGAACTTGGACGAGAGCCTCCAGAAACGCTTCGGCGACAAGGGCGAAGCCATCGTCGAGAACAACAAACAGGCCGCCCGCATGGGCCAGGAGTACGTCCGCGAGGAGTTCGACCTCGACACCGACTACGATGTCGAGACCACCGACGAGGACTACGTCCTGCTCAATGGCGACGAGGCCATCGGGATGGGCGCCATCGCTGCCGGCTGCCGGTTCTACGCCGGCTACCCCATCACACCGGCCACAGACGTGATGGAGTACCTCACCGGCCGCATCGACCAGTTCGGCGGCAAGGTCGTCCAGGCCGAAGACGAGCTCTCCGCCATCAACATGGCGCTCGGTGCGGCGCGGGCCGGCGCTCGCTCGATGACCGCCACGTCGGGTCCCGGTATCGACCTGATGACCGAGACGTTCGGGCTGGTCGCGACCAGCGAGACGCCGCTGGTCATCTGTGACGTGATGCGGAGCGGCCCCTCGACGGGGATGCCCACCAAACAGGAACAGGGCGACCTCAACATGACGCTGTACGGCGGCCACGGCGAGATTCCGCGCTTCGTCGTCGCGCCCACCACGATTTCGGAGTGTTTCTGGAAGACCGTCGAGGCGTTCAACCTCGCCGAGAAGTACCAGATTCCGGTCTTCCTCGTCTCGGACCTGGCGATGGCCGTCACCGAGCAGACGTTCTCGCCCGAGACCTTCGACATGGACGAGGTCGAGGTCGACCGCGGCAAGGTCGTCGACGAGAGCGACATCGACGCGTGGCTCGACGAGAAGGGACGCTTCCAGGCGCACTTCCCCGCCGCCGACGGCGTCTCACCGCGGGCGTTCCCGGGCACGACCGACGGGGCCCACATGACGACCGGCCTCGAACACGACGAACTGGGCCGCCGGACCGAGGATACAGACGTTCGGGTCGAGCAGGTCGACAAGCGCAACCGCAAGGTCGAGACCGCACGGGAAGAGGAGAGCTTCGACTACCGCGAGTTCGGCGACCCCGACGCTGACACGCTGGTCATCTCGTGGGGCTCGAACGAGGGCGCGATGCGGGAGGGCATGGAGTTCCTCGCCGAGGACGGCTACGACGTGCGATTCCTCTCGGTGCCGTACATCTTCCCGCGGCCCGACCTCAGCGAGGAGGTCGCGGCCGCCGAGACGACCATCGTCGTCGAGTGTAACGCCACCGGCCAGTTCGCAGACGTTATCGAGCACGACGTCCTAGAGCGGGTCGAACGCATCAACAAGTACACCGGCGTCCGCTTCGACGCCGACGAGCTGGCCGAGGAGGTCAAATCGACGCTCGCCGATTCGGCGGGTACACAGGAGGTGGAAGCAGAATGAGCTCAGATATTCGATTCACGGACTTCAAGTCCGACAAGCAACCGACGTGGTGTCCCGGCTGTGGTGACTTCGGGACGATGAACGGCATGATGAAAGCGCTCGCCGAGACCGGCAACGACCCCGACAACACGTTCATCGTCGCCGGCATCGGCTGTTCGGGCAAGATAGGGACGTACATGCACAGCTACGCGCTGCACGGCGTCCACGGCCGCGCTCTCCCGGTGGGAATCGGCGTCAAGATGGCCAACCCCGACCTCGAAGTGATGGTCTCCGGTGGCGACGGTGACGGCTACTCCATCGGCGCCGGCCACTTCATCCACGCGGTCCGACGCAACGTCGACATGAGCTACGTCGTGATGGACAACCGCATCTACGGGCTCACCAAGGGCCAGGCCTCGCCGACCTCCCGAGAGGACTTCGAGACCGCGACCACGCCCGACGGGCCGAACCAGCCGCCGGTCAACCCCAAGGCGCTCGCGCTCGCCGCCGGGGCGACCTTCATCGCTCAGACGTTCTCCTCGAACTCCCAGCGTCACGCCGAGATCGTACAGGAGGCCATCGAGCACGACGGCTTCGGCTTCGTCAACGTCTACAGCCCCTGCGTGACGTTCAACGACGTCGACACCTACGACTACTTCCGGGACACCATCGAGGACGTCGAGGAGACGGACCACGACCGGTTCGACCGCGAGCAGGCCAAGGACAAGATTCTGGAGAGCGACAAGGAGTACATGGGCGTGCTCTACCAGGACGAGGACTCGGTGCCGTTCGAGGAGCGCGAGGGCGTCGAAGGCTCCATGGCCGAGATTCCCGACGGCGCGCCCGAGGGCGCGATGGACCTGGTTCGAGAGTTCTATTAGACCACTTTTTGCACCGTCACTCGCGCGCCTCCGGCGCGCTCGCTCGGGCAAAAACTTGGGGAAAAATCGCGGCGTGCTCTTTCGCGCCTCCGGCGCGGCAGTCCGCGCGCCGCGGTCGAACCGGTTCGCTTCGCTCACCGGATGCTAGCCGCAACAGCCCTGCCCTTCCCCGCCGGCGCGGCACGGAGGCCGCGCCCGGCCACCACGCTGCATCGACCGGCCCGTTCCGTGATTAGTCGTCTTCTTCCTCTTCGCCACCACCGCCTTCTTCGCCGCCACCCTCTTCCTCTTCTTCGCCACCGCCGCCACCCGGAATCCCACAGCCGGCGAGGCCGACCGTCCCGATTGCGACACCGGTGCCGAACAGTACTCGCCGCCGCGACGTGCTGTCGCTTCGTGTCATATCTACCCCGTCGGCGCAGGTGTAACTAAAGCTATTCCCGGCGACGGAAAGGTTGGTTAGTCCGGCGGGCGAACTGGGAGCCGATGGACCTCAACCGGCTCTACGAGTGGCATCACTTCGTCGTCGGTATCGGCGGGGTCGTGGCGACGCTGCACATCACACGACCGGGCGAGCACAGCGTCGCGCTCGGCCCGGTGAGCGTCGATCTATTTTACGTCATCCTGATATCTGCGCTGGCACTGGTCACGCTTTCGGGCCACACGCTGTGGACGATGTACGACGACCGCTGATCGGAGCCATAGCCAGTTGTCACATTGTGACATACACAACAGAGTTGGGGTCGAAGCCAAGCCGGGCGGGCGACTAGTCGTCCTATGCATATCTTCTGGCACCAGCGGGACCTCCGAATCCGGGACAACCGCGGCCTCGCGGCCGCCGCGGCGGACGACACCGTCGTCCCCGTCTTCGTCGTCGACCCCGAGGTCCGTGCGGCGGTGGGCGATCGGCAGTGGGCGTTCTGGACGAACGGTGTCCGGGCACTCAGAGCGCAGTACCGCGAGCGCGGCAGCGACCTGCTCGTCCGCGTCGGCGACCCGGCCAGCGCCCTCTCGGCCGTCGCCGACGAACACGACGCGGACCGGGTGTTCTACAACGACCACTACCGACCGGTCCGCCGGGAGCGCCAGCGCGCGGTCGACGACGCCGTCCCGACCGAGTCCGTCACCGACCTCGTGCTCGTCGACCCCGCCGACCTCGAACCGCGATACGAGAACCACAGCCGGTTCTACGACGACTGGCGGACCCACGCGAAGCCAGCGCCGGCACCGACGCCGGCCGCCGACGCGCTCGCCGACGTGTCGGCCCCACAGGCGATTCCCGACGCCGAGGTGGATATCGCGCTCCCGACTGCTGGCGAGGCCGCCGCCCGCAGCCGCTGGGACAGCTTCCTCGCCGACGGTATCGAGTCCTACAGCGACACGCGCGACGACATGCAGGCGGCCGTGGAACGGCCCGCTGGCGCGGTGTCTCGCATCTCGCCGTATCTCGCCGCGGGGATGCTCGGGATTCGGGAGCTGTGGGCCGACGCCACCGACCGGTACGAGGCGGTCGACGGCGACGCCCGGCGCAACGTCGACAAGTACCGCTACGAGCTCTCCTGGCGCGAGCAGAACTACACCCTGCTGTACCACCACCCCTCGCTCCCGTCGGAGAACTACAAGTCCTTCCCCGAGGCCATCGACTGGGAGAACGACCCCGAGAAACTCGACGCGTGGAAACGCGGTGAGACGGGGTATCCGCTCGTCGACGCGGGGATGCGCCAGCTGAACGAGGAGGGGTACGTCCACAACCGGCCGCGCCAGAACGTCGCGTCCTTTCTCACGAAACACCTGCTCGTGGACTGGCGCGAAGGACTGCGCTACTTCGAGGAACAACTCCTCGACCACGACCCGGCGAACAACGCCGCCAACTGGCAGTGGACCGCCTCCACCGGGACGGACTCAGTCGACGTACGCATCTTCGACCCGGTCGCCCAGATGGACAAGTACGACGACGGGGCCGACTACGTCACGACGTACGTCCCGGAACTCCGCGGAGTGGCGCCGGGGAACGCCGTCGAGTGGCCCACCCTCTCGGCTGCGGAACGCCGGCGGCTCGCGCCGGAGTACACCGACCCTATCGTCGACCGGAACGCCGCCTACGAACGCGCCCAGCGGGTGTTCGAGGCCGCACTCGGCAGGTCGTAGCCGACGCTACCTGACGAACCCGGGTCGAAACCGCACGACGCAATGGGAAAGTTGAGGTTAGTGACCCCCAAATACCATTACCGTTGATCGACCAACCCACTGCAATGGGCGGTGACAGCGACGACCGCGTCTGCTACGTCATCAGTGACCTCCACATCGGCGGCGACGAGCAACTGGAGGAAATCGACTTTCTCGACGAGCTGCTCGCCTTTCTGGGCCGTCTCGAAGACACCGACGAGAACGCCGAGCTGGTGATAAACGGCGACGCCTTCGGGCTGTGGGAGTTCACGCAGGTCGAGGGGCTCCGGAAGTTCGACGTCCTCGCCGAGACGTACCCGGAGCTGTTCGACCAGCTGCGGGCGACCGGCGAACAGGTCGATATCACCCTGCTGCCGGGCAACCACGACCACGAGCTCGCCGCCTACGAGGAGTACGTCGAGCGCTTTGCCGAGTACAACGTCGAACTCGTTCAGGCGGAGTCGCTCACCCGGGCGGTCGGTGACCACGTCGTCCACTTCGAGCACGGCCACCAGCACGACCCCAACAACCGCATCTCGGAGTGGGGCGACCCCAACTCGACGCCGCTTGGCTACTACTACAACACGCTCGTCACCTCGCGCGCGGGCCAGCTCTCCGACCGCGGCCGGTACAACTGGCTGAAGGACGTACAGGCGGTGACGCCCACCGAACGGATGCCCGTGTGGCTGCTCTCGAAATACTTCTATCGGGAGATGAACCCGCTGCTCCGGTACGCACTGTTGCCCTTCCTGTTGCTGTTCAACGTCAGCGCCGTCCTCGCCGTCGTCGCCGGGCTCGATATCCTCGGCGTCTGGACGACGCCCGTGACCGTGACGACGGCGTTTCTCGCGCAGTTCGGCGCCGCCGGGACCGCGGTCTGGTTCCTGCTCGCAGTCAACGTCGCCATCACCGGTCTGCTGTTGTTAGTCGGTATCCCGCTGTATCTGCTCCGCCGGGATATCCGGAAAACCATCGACCGCTTTGGCGTCTTCGAGACCGACCTCACCGTCGACGCCGAGGCGCCCTACGAGGACGCGGCCCGGGAGATATTCGCCGAGAAGCCCCGGACGAGCGTCTACTGTTACGGCCACACCCACCGGCCGACGATGCAGTCAGTCGACGGCGGCCTGCTGGTCAACACCGGGACCTGGCTCAAACGTCTCCACCGCCGCGACGGCCTCATCGGCGTCCTCCCGCCGGTGTTCTACCCGTCCTACCAGCTCTGTGCCGTCCGAATCGCCGAGGCGCCCGACGGGCTGGCCGTCGAGTACGAACCGATACAGAAACCGAGTCCGAGCCCCGAGGAGCTCACGCTCACCGAGCGCCTCCTCACCCTGGGGCGGAAACCGGACACGGAACTGCCCGACCGGCGGGTCGTCGGCGACGAGGGACGTGATGTGGCGCCCGAGAGCGAACCGGAGTACGCGCGCTGACGGTACGGCACAGCCGTCCGTAGCCGTCACTGTACGGCTGCTCCGATACTTCTATACCGTCTGACACGCGTTGGTACCATGATGGATAAAGGACGAAACTGGGCTGAGACACGGGGGAGCCGCCGACGGTATCTCGCCGGCGTCGCCGGGCTCGTCGGTAGTATCGCGCTCGCCGGCTGTTCCTCTGACGACGTGGACCCGCCCGAACAGGTCACCGAGGCCGACGGGACCGACACGGCGGCCGCCGAAACGCCGCCGACGACCGCGACGGAGCGCCCGCCGGACCGGTCGACAGGTGACGCCGCCGACGCCGCGCTCGGCGATGTCATCGAGGGGGACCGGCTGGCGCTGGTCGC from Halomicroarcula saliterrae carries:
- a CDS encoding 2-oxoacid:ferredoxin oxidoreductase subunit beta, with the protein product MSSDIRFTDFKSDKQPTWCPGCGDFGTMNGMMKALAETGNDPDNTFIVAGIGCSGKIGTYMHSYALHGVHGRALPVGIGVKMANPDLEVMVSGGDGDGYSIGAGHFIHAVRRNVDMSYVVMDNRIYGLTKGQASPTSREDFETATTPDGPNQPPVNPKALALAAGATFIAQTFSSNSQRHAEIVQEAIEHDGFGFVNVYSPCVTFNDVDTYDYFRDTIEDVEETDHDRFDREQAKDKILESDKEYMGVLYQDEDSVPFEEREGVEGSMAEIPDGAPEGAMDLVREFY
- a CDS encoding 2-oxoacid:acceptor oxidoreductase subunit alpha; this translates as MPDDLNWAIGGEAGDGIDSTGKIFAQALSRAGRHVFTSKDFASRIRGGYTAYKVRTSVDRVESVVDRLDILIALTERTVHENEDELHEDSVVIYDGERSTMQDVEVPHGATALEVPLKRLAEDAGGAIMLNVVALGAACEVTNFPIENLDESLQKRFGDKGEAIVENNKQAARMGQEYVREEFDLDTDYDVETTDEDYVLLNGDEAIGMGAIAAGCRFYAGYPITPATDVMEYLTGRIDQFGGKVVQAEDELSAINMALGAARAGARSMTATSGPGIDLMTETFGLVATSETPLVICDVMRSGPSTGMPTKQEQGDLNMTLYGGHGEIPRFVVAPTTISECFWKTVEAFNLAEKYQIPVFLVSDLAMAVTEQTFSPETFDMDEVEVDRGKVVDESDIDAWLDEKGRFQAHFPAADGVSPRAFPGTTDGAHMTTGLEHDELGRRTEDTDVRVEQVDKRNRKVETAREEESFDYREFGDPDADTLVISWGSNEGAMREGMEFLAEDGYDVRFLSVPYIFPRPDLSEEVAAAETTIVVECNATGQFADVIEHDVLERVERINKYTGVRFDADELAEEVKSTLADSAGTQEVEAE
- a CDS encoding metallophosphoesterase produces the protein MGGDSDDRVCYVISDLHIGGDEQLEEIDFLDELLAFLGRLEDTDENAELVINGDAFGLWEFTQVEGLRKFDVLAETYPELFDQLRATGEQVDITLLPGNHDHELAAYEEYVERFAEYNVELVQAESLTRAVGDHVVHFEHGHQHDPNNRISEWGDPNSTPLGYYYNTLVTSRAGQLSDRGRYNWLKDVQAVTPTERMPVWLLSKYFYREMNPLLRYALLPFLLLFNVSAVLAVVAGLDILGVWTTPVTVTTAFLAQFGAAGTAVWFLLAVNVAITGLLLLVGIPLYLLRRDIRKTIDRFGVFETDLTVDAEAPYEDAAREIFAEKPRTSVYCYGHTHRPTMQSVDGGLLVNTGTWLKRLHRRDGLIGVLPPVFYPSYQLCAVRIAEAPDGLAVEYEPIQKPSPSPEELTLTERLLTLGRKPDTELPDRRVVGDEGRDVAPESEPEYAR
- a CDS encoding FAD-dependent oxidoreductase, giving the protein MDERSLTVTAVREVGPDAIAIDVETPDEFSAQPGQFVKLTLEVDGEDESRFYTISSPDVDGVFEMTVGIDPDGEVAPHLAELEAGDTVRIAGPFGSDYYEGESRAVLLAGGPGIGPAIGIAERALADGNEAAVVYQDDAPIHEDRLDVLRESGVLVHVLDGDADLTDAVAEASADGGQVFVYGFADFLDDAMAALEAAGVETEDAKVENFG
- a CDS encoding formate/nitrite transporter family protein encodes the protein MADSRGITRSSDDADGEQEVPVTGEVVPDKFSSDEVFQRIVADADHEITSGARELFFSALAGGFAITITLLVYASMYPKTDSSILAALLYPIGFIYIIIGGYQLYTENTLPPVALTLERLASIPALLRHWGIVAAGNFAGGAIGAVVLAYGGVFSPEAAAVAANLAVEGVYETTRWQLFFKGAFAGLVVAGVVWMNFAARDTITRLLVVYLAFLVIPLADLFHVVVSFTEATYLMLVGDLPFLLAMTDFVIPVMLGNTVGGVVLVTIVNYYQTTEERLETARFEHVRRLSVREWLLGNLAGRSYVPLVDTVEDFVRDPESYRVLVPIANPRTESGLVELACALASTREKGTVHVAHVVQAPQQSKAADDRRQRERIVEESSRQLEDIERIGEQYDVAFETSTIVSHRSFEEVFDRANRTRPDLVLMNWEKHGLWASARAERPIAELTNQLPADFLVVKDRGGDCSRMLVPTAGGPASDLSAEIARGLREATGGEITLMHVVDPGEQEAGETFLAEWAEGHDLDDATRIVDDSGDIERAIEREAADHTMVMLGATEQGILARLVTDSLHLNVVDEVAGTVLLTERETDRSLTQRLFGAGRRNS
- a CDS encoding cryptochrome/photolyase family protein — encoded protein: MHIFWHQRDLRIRDNRGLAAAAADDTVVPVFVVDPEVRAAVGDRQWAFWTNGVRALRAQYRERGSDLLVRVGDPASALSAVADEHDADRVFYNDHYRPVRRERQRAVDDAVPTESVTDLVLVDPADLEPRYENHSRFYDDWRTHAKPAPAPTPAADALADVSAPQAIPDAEVDIALPTAGEAAARSRWDSFLADGIESYSDTRDDMQAAVERPAGAVSRISPYLAAGMLGIRELWADATDRYEAVDGDARRNVDKYRYELSWREQNYTLLYHHPSLPSENYKSFPEAIDWENDPEKLDAWKRGETGYPLVDAGMRQLNEEGYVHNRPRQNVASFLTKHLLVDWREGLRYFEEQLLDHDPANNAANWQWTASTGTDSVDVRIFDPVAQMDKYDDGADYVTTYVPELRGVAPGNAVEWPTLSAAERRRLAPEYTDPIVDRNAAYERAQRVFEAALGRS